The following are encoded in a window of Solidesulfovibrio magneticus RS-1 genomic DNA:
- a CDS encoding cell division protein ZapA: MPKYSLSIVGLDLSFTTDAEPQRVEAARKLVEQRYNLLQAGGKTLGKEKLLAFVALGLADDMLLSNQRLDALHDRVGELLHKID; this comes from the coding sequence ATGCCCAAGTATTCCTTGTCCATAGTGGGCCTCGACCTGTCGTTTACGACGGACGCCGAACCGCAGCGCGTGGAAGCCGCCAGAAAACTGGTGGAACAACGATATAACTTGCTTCAGGCGGGCGGGAAAACGCTCGGCAAGGAGAAATTGCTGGCCTTTGTCGCATTGGGTCTGGCTGACGATATGTTGCTTTCGAACCAGCGGCTCGACGCGCTCCACGATCGGGTGGGGGAGCTGCTGCACAAGATAGATTGA
- the rny gene encoding ribonuclease Y, whose amino-acid sequence MEFSTIFMGIVGIGLGVPAGYYLDKWISQKTLNEARTLADRILDEARKEASAHKKEVVVAAQDELFRQKQELEKEFRDKTQSLEEKEEQVHKRRERLEEKQELIVQKESEMLASEKRLTAKERELADKAEELTRLADEHDKRLQEISGLTMEEAKKRLMDEIESKTRHEAARMVRQIEMEAKETADKSGKKILALAIQRYAGDFVGEQTVTAVTLPSEEMKGRIIGREGRNIRALEAATGVDLIIDDTPETVILSAFSPLKRQIAKMALERLITDGRIHPARIEDIVKKCEQELDVKIREIGEQATFDCGVHGIHPELVRLLGQLQYRTSYSQNVLQHSLEVASLAGIMAAELGVDIKRAKRAGLLHDLGKAVDHEIEGPHAVIGADLAKKFGESGDILHAIMAHHEDVPPKSILATLVQAADSLSGARPGARKELLESYVKRLEELENLALDFDGVSKAYAIQAGREVRVMVDSENVDDDKTFLLCKDIAKRIEENLTYPGQIRVTVIRERRAVGIAK is encoded by the coding sequence ATGGAATTTTCGACCATATTCATGGGCATCGTGGGCATTGGCCTTGGTGTGCCGGCCGGCTATTATCTCGACAAGTGGATTTCCCAGAAAACCTTGAACGAAGCCAGGACCCTGGCCGACCGCATCCTGGACGAGGCCCGCAAGGAAGCTTCCGCCCACAAAAAAGAAGTCGTCGTCGCCGCCCAGGACGAGCTGTTCCGTCAGAAACAGGAACTCGAAAAGGAATTCCGCGACAAGACCCAGTCCCTGGAAGAAAAAGAAGAACAGGTCCACAAGCGCCGGGAACGTCTGGAAGAAAAGCAGGAGCTCATCGTCCAGAAGGAATCCGAGATGCTGGCCTCGGAAAAGCGGCTTACCGCCAAGGAGCGGGAACTGGCCGACAAGGCCGAGGAACTTACCCGCCTGGCTGACGAGCACGACAAACGGCTTCAGGAAATTTCCGGCCTGACCATGGAAGAGGCCAAAAAGCGCCTCATGGACGAGATCGAGTCCAAGACCCGCCACGAGGCCGCCCGCATGGTCCGCCAGATCGAGATGGAGGCCAAGGAGACCGCCGACAAGAGCGGGAAAAAGATCCTGGCCCTGGCCATCCAGCGCTATGCCGGCGATTTCGTGGGCGAGCAGACCGTCACCGCCGTGACCCTGCCCTCCGAAGAGATGAAGGGCCGCATCATCGGCCGCGAAGGCCGCAATATCCGCGCCCTGGAAGCCGCCACCGGCGTCGATCTCATCATCGACGACACCCCCGAGACCGTCATCCTGTCGGCTTTTTCGCCGCTCAAGCGCCAGATCGCCAAGATGGCCCTGGAGCGGCTGATCACCGACGGCCGCATCCATCCCGCCCGCATCGAGGACATCGTCAAGAAGTGCGAGCAGGAACTCGACGTCAAGATCCGCGAGATCGGCGAGCAGGCCACCTTCGACTGCGGCGTCCACGGCATCCACCCCGAGCTCGTGCGGTTGCTCGGCCAGCTCCAATACCGCACCAGCTACTCCCAGAACGTGCTCCAGCACTCCCTGGAAGTGGCCTCCCTGGCCGGCATCATGGCCGCCGAATTGGGCGTGGACATCAAACGGGCCAAGCGCGCCGGCCTGCTCCACGACCTCGGCAAGGCCGTTGATCACGAGATCGAAGGCCCCCACGCCGTCATCGGCGCGGATCTGGCCAAGAAATTCGGCGAATCCGGCGACATCCTCCACGCCATCATGGCCCACCACGAGGACGTGCCGCCCAAGTCCATACTGGCCACCCTGGTCCAAGCCGCCGACAGCCTTTCGGGCGCGCGTCCCGGCGCCCGCAAGGAACTTCTGGAAAGCTACGTCAAGCGTCTGGAAGAACTGGAAAACCTGGCTCTGGATTTCGACGGCGTGTCCAAAGCCTACGCCATCCAGGCCGGCCGCGAGGTGCGGGTCATGGTCGATTCGGAAAACGTCGACGACGACAAGACGTTTTTGCTCTGCAAGGACATCGCCAAGCGCATCGAGGAAAACCTCACCTATCCCGGCCAGATTCGCGTCACGGTCATCCGCGAGCGGCGGGCCGTGGGCATCGCCAAATAG
- a CDS encoding TIGR00282 family metallophosphoesterase: MRMLFLGDIFGRPGRAIVTQRLAGLRRDLGLTRVLANAENASGGIGLTAKSARQLLETGLDVLTGGNHTFRHPDLSPLLGANDRLLRPANYPAGAPGRGWQVFRPKDAAPYAVINLLGRTFMAAVDCPFAAAEGILGQLPADVPLRLIDFHAEATSEKKALAYFLDGKVSAVLGTHTHVQTADAQLLPQGTAYMTDLGMTGPAASALGMDPEEVIARFRTGLPRRFVVSKAAPEMQGALMDIDASAGKVVTIAPWRLAG, encoded by the coding sequence ATGCGGATGCTGTTTCTCGGCGACATCTTCGGCCGGCCAGGCCGGGCCATCGTCACCCAGCGCCTGGCCGGACTGCGGCGCGACCTGGGCTTGACCCGGGTTCTCGCCAACGCCGAAAACGCCTCGGGCGGCATTGGCCTGACCGCCAAGTCGGCCCGCCAGCTCCTGGAAACCGGCCTCGATGTCCTGACCGGCGGCAACCACACCTTCCGCCACCCCGACCTGTCGCCGCTGCTGGGCGCCAACGACCGGCTGCTGCGTCCGGCCAATTACCCGGCCGGCGCGCCCGGGCGCGGCTGGCAGGTCTTTCGCCCCAAGGACGCCGCCCCTTACGCCGTGATAAACCTCCTGGGCCGCACCTTCATGGCCGCCGTGGACTGCCCCTTTGCCGCCGCCGAGGGCATTCTCGGCCAACTGCCCGCCGACGTGCCCCTGCGGCTCATCGACTTCCACGCCGAGGCCACCAGCGAAAAAAAGGCCCTGGCCTATTTTCTCGATGGCAAGGTCAGCGCCGTCCTGGGCACCCACACCCACGTCCAGACCGCCGACGCCCAGCTGCTTCCACAGGGTACGGCCTACATGACGGACCTGGGCATGACCGGTCCGGCTGCCTCGGCCCTGGGCATGGACCCCGAAGAGGTCATCGCCCGGTTCCGCACCGGCCTGCCGCGCCGGTTCGTCGTGTCCAAGGCCGCCCCCGAGATGCAGGGGGCGCTTATGGATATTGACGCCTCCGCCGGCAAGGTCGTAACTATTGCGCCTTGGCGGCTGGCCGGATAA
- the glmU gene encoding bifunctional UDP-N-acetylglucosamine diphosphorylase/glucosamine-1-phosphate N-acetyltransferase GlmU gives MTQREGALALAAGKGTRMKSDAPKVLATLLGKPMLWYVARALSALFGDEVRAVVGHRAEAVEAAFPELAGRLVLQAEQLGTGHALACALPTLTAAGLTHVLVVNGDAPLVTDASLGAFLDAARNADADLAFVTISLPDPGSYGRVVRSGQGVAIVEAKDFDPAVHGEATGEINAGVYRLRLETIAPLLARLSNANKSGEYYITDLVALAQKAGLSVLPVGCGDDEAYLGINCPRELVAAEEILRRRIVDAHLDAGVIIRAGESVRIGPEVAIGPGADLCGPLEIYGPTTIGTGTTIASHCRIENAEIASGATIHSYCHIAQARVASGCLVGPYARLRPGAVMEEGSHAGNFVEMKKATLGPGAKANHLTYLGDAEIGAGTNVGAGTITCNYDGVHKHKTVIGKKAFIGSNTSLVAPVTIGDGALVGAGSVITSDVPDGALALGRGRQVIKPRK, from the coding sequence ATGACGCAGCGCGAAGGCGCTTTGGCCCTGGCCGCCGGCAAGGGCACCCGCATGAAAAGCGACGCCCCCAAGGTGTTGGCCACGCTTTTAGGCAAACCCATGCTGTGGTACGTTGCCCGGGCGCTGTCCGCGCTTTTTGGCGACGAAGTCCGGGCCGTGGTCGGCCATCGGGCCGAGGCGGTGGAAGCCGCCTTTCCCGAACTGGCCGGCCGGTTGGTGCTCCAGGCCGAGCAGCTCGGCACCGGCCATGCCCTGGCCTGCGCCCTGCCGACGCTCACCGCCGCTGGATTGACCCACGTGCTTGTGGTCAACGGCGACGCCCCGCTGGTTACGGACGCCAGCCTGGGCGCGTTCCTGGACGCGGCCAGAAATGCCGACGCCGATCTGGCTTTCGTCACAATCAGCCTGCCCGATCCCGGTTCCTACGGCCGGGTGGTGCGTTCGGGGCAAGGCGTGGCCATTGTCGAGGCCAAGGATTTCGATCCGGCCGTCCACGGCGAGGCCACGGGCGAGATCAACGCCGGGGTCTACCGGCTGCGCCTGGAGACCATCGCTCCCTTGCTGGCCCGCCTGTCCAACGCCAACAAGAGCGGCGAATACTACATCACCGACCTGGTGGCCCTGGCCCAGAAAGCGGGCCTGTCCGTGCTGCCGGTGGGTTGCGGCGACGACGAGGCCTATCTCGGCATCAACTGCCCGCGCGAGCTGGTGGCCGCCGAGGAGATCCTGCGCCGGCGCATCGTCGACGCCCACCTCGACGCCGGGGTCATTATCCGGGCCGGGGAGTCCGTGCGCATCGGCCCGGAAGTGGCCATCGGCCCAGGGGCGGATCTCTGCGGCCCCTTGGAAATCTACGGCCCCACGACTATCGGCACGGGCACGACCATCGCCTCCCACTGCCGCATCGAGAACGCGGAAATCGCTTCGGGCGCGACCATCCATTCCTATTGCCACATCGCCCAGGCCCGGGTTGCCTCGGGCTGTCTGGTCGGCCCTTATGCCCGTCTGCGGCCCGGCGCGGTCATGGAAGAGGGTTCCCACGCCGGCAATTTCGTGGAGATGAAAAAGGCCACCCTTGGTCCCGGGGCCAAGGCCAACCACCTGACGTATCTTGGCGACGCCGAAATCGGGGCTGGGACCAACGTCGGGGCCGGCACGATCACCTGCAATTACGACGGGGTGCACAAGCACAAGACCGTCATCGGCAAAAAGGCTTTCATCGGTTCCAATACGTCCCTGGTGGCGCCGGTGACGATAGGCGACGGCGCACTTGTCGGGGCCGGATCGGTGATTACTTCGGATGTGCCGGACGGGGCCTTGGCCCTGGGGCGCGGCCGGCAGGTGATTAAGCCCAGGAAGTGA
- a CDS encoding DnaJ domain-containing protein encodes MEQPDCYAVLGLPEDADAAAVRRAYRRLARHCHPDANPDDPRAAERFLTLAAAYAVLGHPARRAAYDGRRRYAKAVRDVTPSPVAASSPAAFAPLDPRVLLPRRGKDMAAMLDIPDSLAAVGGRLTLDFGVGGDCPVCDGKGALRQACWMCAGRGTIWQPLGGGLSAVGCPPCSGRGFVVATCPACAGSGRHDKPRQGVLVIAPHSRDGDMVRVAGAGQPGVGDGPPGDLLLTLRLFAVPEAEPAQGLAAWGGGPEADQAQVPDLPGFLVYE; translated from the coding sequence ATGGAACAGCCCGACTGCTATGCCGTCCTTGGCTTGCCCGAGGACGCTGACGCGGCCGCCGTGCGCCGCGCCTACCGCCGTCTGGCCAGGCACTGCCACCCCGACGCCAACCCGGATGATCCCCGGGCCGCCGAACGCTTCCTGACCCTGGCCGCCGCCTACGCTGTTTTGGGCCATCCGGCCCGGCGCGCCGCCTATGACGGCCGCCGCCGCTACGCCAAGGCGGTCCGGGACGTGACGCCGTCTCCGGTCGCGGCATCGTCGCCCGCCGCCTTTGCCCCCCTGGATCCGCGCGTCCTTTTGCCGCGACGGGGCAAGGACATGGCCGCCATGCTGGACATCCCCGACTCCCTGGCCGCTGTCGGCGGCCGGCTGACCCTGGATTTCGGCGTTGGCGGCGACTGTCCGGTCTGCGACGGCAAGGGGGCGCTGCGCCAAGCCTGCTGGATGTGCGCCGGCCGGGGGACCATCTGGCAGCCCCTTGGCGGCGGCTTGTCCGCCGTGGGCTGCCCGCCCTGCTCGGGCCGGGGTTTCGTTGTCGCGACCTGTCCGGCCTGCGCCGGGTCTGGACGCCACGACAAGCCCCGCCAAGGCGTGCTCGTCATCGCCCCGCACTCCCGCGACGGCGACATGGTCCGGGTGGCCGGAGCCGGCCAGCCCGGCGTCGGCGACGGGCCGCCGGGCGATTTGTTGCTAACCCTGCGGCTTTTTGCCGTGCCCGAAGCCGAACCGGCCCAGGGCCTCGCCGCCTGGGGCGGCGGCCCGGAGGCGGACCAAGCCCAAGTGCCGGACCTCCCGGGTTTTCTCGTTTACGAATAA
- the atpD gene encoding F0F1 ATP synthase subunit beta, translating to MSATSGNVGKIVQVIGAVIDVEFPEGKLPNILNALDIKNVNNEFATDLVVEVAQHLGDNVVRCIAMDSTDGLVRGMTAIDTGAPISVPVGKGALGRILNVVGRPVDEMGPVDSKTFMPIHRAAPAFVDQSTSIQLLETGIKVIDLLIPFPKGGKLGLFGGAGVGKTVVLMELINNIAKHHGGLSVFAGVGERTREGNDLYNEFKEADILGKASLVYGQMNEPPGARARVALTALTCAEYFRDEEGQDVLLFIDNIFRFTQAGSEVSALLGRMPSAVGYQPTLGTDLGGLQERITSTNKGSITSVQAVYVPADDLTDPAPATTFSHLDGTLVLSRQIAELGIYPAVDPLDSTSRILDPNVLGGEHYGTAREVQSILQKYKDLQDIIAILGMDELSDDDKLTVSRARKIQRFLSQPFFVAAQFTGKEGRYVKLEDTIKGFREIIDGKHDEIPEGAFYMVGDINEAVENAKKG from the coding sequence ATGAGCGCGACAAGCGGAAATGTCGGAAAAATCGTGCAGGTCATCGGCGCCGTTATCGACGTCGAATTTCCCGAGGGCAAACTGCCGAATATCTTGAACGCCCTCGACATCAAGAACGTTAACAACGAATTCGCCACCGACCTCGTGGTCGAAGTGGCCCAGCACCTCGGCGACAACGTCGTGCGCTGCATCGCCATGGACTCCACCGACGGTCTCGTGCGCGGCATGACCGCCATCGACACCGGCGCGCCCATCAGCGTGCCCGTCGGCAAGGGCGCCCTTGGCCGCATCCTCAACGTCGTCGGCCGCCCGGTGGACGAAATGGGTCCGGTCGATTCCAAGACCTTCATGCCCATCCACCGTGCCGCTCCGGCCTTCGTCGACCAGTCCACCAGCATCCAGCTGCTGGAAACCGGCATCAAGGTCATCGACTTGCTGATTCCCTTCCCCAAGGGCGGCAAGCTCGGCCTGTTCGGCGGCGCCGGCGTCGGCAAGACCGTCGTTCTCATGGAACTCATCAACAACATCGCCAAGCACCACGGCGGTCTGTCCGTGTTCGCCGGCGTTGGTGAGCGTACCCGTGAAGGCAACGACCTTTACAACGAGTTCAAGGAAGCCGACATCCTGGGCAAGGCCTCACTTGTTTACGGCCAGATGAACGAGCCTCCCGGAGCCCGTGCCCGCGTCGCTCTGACCGCGCTGACCTGCGCCGAGTACTTCCGCGACGAGGAAGGCCAGGACGTGTTGCTCTTCATCGACAACATCTTCCGGTTCACCCAGGCCGGCTCCGAAGTGTCCGCGCTTCTTGGCCGTATGCCCTCCGCGGTCGGTTACCAGCCCACGCTCGGCACCGACCTTGGCGGTCTCCAGGAACGCATCACCTCGACCAACAAAGGTTCGATCACCTCGGTCCAGGCCGTTTACGTGCCCGCCGATGACTTGACCGACCCCGCGCCGGCCACGACCTTCTCCCACTTGGACGGCACCCTGGTTCTCTCGCGTCAGATCGCCGAGCTCGGCATCTACCCCGCGGTTGACCCCCTTGACTCCACCTCCCGCATCCTGGACCCCAACGTCCTGGGCGGCGAGCACTACGGCACCGCCCGCGAAGTCCAGTCGATCCTGCAGAAGTACAAGGATCTCCAGGATATCATCGCGATTCTGGGCATGGACGAGCTGTCCGACGACGACAAGCTCACCGTTTCCCGCGCCCGTAAGATCCAGCGCTTCCTGTCCCAGCCGTTCTTCGTTGCCGCCCAGTTCACCGGCAAGGAAGGCCGCTACGTGAAGCTTGAGGACACCATCAAGGGCTTCCGCGAGATCATCGACGGCAAGCACGACGAGATCCCCGAGGGCGCCTTCTACATGGTCGGCGACATCAACGAGGCCGTTGAAAACGCCAAGAAAGGATAA
- a CDS encoding F0F1 ATP synthase subunit epsilon — protein MAKTFALQIVTPDRMVLQKDVDSVTATGVAGEFTALPYHVPFLAALSVGSLAYRENGRLNYVFVSGGFADVTAGKVLILAEAAELPEEIDIDRARKARERAEARLAATRQENIDYTRAKSALQRALTRMKLGNVPQAAGLGRP, from the coding sequence ATGGCCAAGACGTTTGCGCTGCAGATCGTGACCCCGGACCGGATGGTGCTCCAAAAGGACGTGGACTCGGTTACGGCCACGGGCGTGGCCGGCGAATTCACTGCCTTGCCGTACCACGTGCCGTTTCTGGCCGCCTTGTCCGTGGGGTCCCTGGCCTACCGGGAAAACGGGCGGTTGAATTATGTCTTCGTCTCGGGCGGCTTTGCCGACGTCACCGCCGGCAAGGTCCTGATCCTGGCCGAGGCGGCCGAACTGCCTGAGGAGATCGACATTGACCGGGCCCGCAAGGCCCGGGAGCGGGCCGAAGCCCGGCTGGCCGCCACCCGCCAGGAAAACATCGACTACACCCGGGCCAAGTCCGCCTTGCAACGGGCGCTGACCCGCATGAAACTGGGCAACGTGCCCCAGGCCGCCGGCCTCGGTCGGCCCTAA
- a CDS encoding F0F1 ATP synthase subunit epsilon, whose translation MAQLRLEIVTPDKLVLSQDVDYVGAPGLLGEFGVMANHIPFLSALGIGSLMYKVGGKANYVFVAGGFAEVSGNKVTILAEVAERPEDIDIERARRAQDRAKQRMDREKDKVDFARAQSAMQRAFYRMRVRENAH comes from the coding sequence ATGGCCCAACTCCGCCTTGAAATCGTCACCCCGGACAAGCTGGTCTTGTCCCAGGATGTTGACTATGTGGGCGCTCCGGGTCTGCTTGGCGAATTCGGCGTCATGGCCAATCACATCCCGTTCCTGTCGGCCCTGGGCATCGGGAGCTTGATGTACAAGGTCGGCGGCAAGGCGAACTACGTCTTCGTCGCCGGCGGGTTCGCCGAGGTCTCCGGCAACAAGGTCACCATCCTCGCCGAGGTGGCCGAGCGTCCGGAAGACATCGATATCGAACGCGCTCGCCGCGCCCAGGATCGGGCCAAGCAGCGCATGGACCGCGAAAAGGACAAGGTCGACTTCGCCCGGGCCCAGTCCGCCATGCAGCGTGCGTTCTACCGCATGCGCGTGCGCGAGAACGCCCACTAG
- a CDS encoding SPOR domain-containing protein, with translation MRALLLGLLLAGVCLLGGCGDETVYDWQRPHDTYQVGSFSKADNANALKAKLGQNGFECRIETEIKNGQFVLNVLVDVYDRQPDTMTRLERIAGVKPLLRERTPAKTAAPAGSSPAPAVPASGI, from the coding sequence ATGCGCGCGCTTCTTCTGGGCCTGCTCCTGGCCGGGGTCTGCCTGCTTGGCGGCTGCGGCGACGAGACCGTCTACGACTGGCAACGCCCCCATGACACCTATCAGGTCGGGTCGTTTAGCAAAGCCGACAACGCCAATGCGCTCAAGGCCAAGCTTGGCCAGAACGGCTTTGAATGCCGCATCGAGACCGAAATCAAAAACGGCCAGTTCGTGCTCAACGTCCTGGTCGACGTCTACGACCGCCAGCCCGACACCATGACCCGGCTGGAGCGCATCGCCGGGGTGAAACCCCTGCTGCGCGAACGCACGCCGGCCAAGACCGCCGCGCCGGCCGGCTCCTCGCCAGCCCCGGCCGTGCCTGCTTCGGGCATCTGA
- the zapB gene encoding cell division protein ZapB, with amino-acid sequence MDIFDALEQRVEALVARKKALEEENAALQAEVARLADEQKTVATRLDGLLEKLQEELEP; translated from the coding sequence ATGGACATTTTCGACGCCCTGGAACAACGGGTTGAAGCCCTTGTTGCCCGCAAAAAGGCTTTGGAAGAAGAGAACGCGGCGCTTCAGGCCGAGGTGGCCCGCTTGGCCGACGAGCAAAAGACGGTCGCTACGCGACTCGACGGCCTCCTGGAGAAACTCCAGGAGGAGCTTGAGCCCTGA
- a CDS encoding F0F1 ATP synthase subunit gamma, which produces MPALKDVKVKINAVRKTKQITKAMNMVASAKLRNAQSRIERFRPYADKFYEMLGELAKGADSSIHPLLEARAEVKTVLLVVITSDRGLCGAFNNNIINAALKVARAKTAEGKDVKIMCVGRKARDSFRRTSFEIVAAYVNEMAAFDFSLATRIGAEVIGGYVGGTYDEVTMAFGKFISLARQEPTLLPVLPLSPAEAGEVKEDVGAKAEYIYEPSVEGLLAELLPRFINVQIYRGLLDTSASEHAARMRSMDNATRNCDDLVSSLTLVYNKARQTAITKELMDIVGGSEALKG; this is translated from the coding sequence ATGCCTGCGCTCAAAGACGTAAAGGTCAAGATCAACGCGGTCAGAAAGACCAAGCAGATCACCAAGGCCATGAACATGGTGGCCTCGGCAAAACTGCGCAACGCCCAGTCGCGCATCGAGCGGTTCCGTCCCTACGCCGACAAGTTCTACGAAATGCTCGGAGAACTGGCCAAGGGCGCCGATTCCTCGATCCATCCGCTGCTGGAAGCCCGCGCCGAAGTGAAGACCGTCCTTCTGGTCGTCATCACTTCCGATCGCGGTCTGTGCGGCGCGTTCAACAACAACATCATCAACGCGGCCCTCAAGGTCGCCCGGGCCAAGACCGCCGAAGGCAAGGACGTCAAGATCATGTGCGTGGGCCGCAAGGCTCGCGACAGCTTCCGGCGCACCAGCTTCGAAATCGTTGCCGCCTACGTCAACGAAATGGCCGCCTTCGACTTCAGCCTGGCCACGCGCATCGGCGCCGAGGTCATCGGCGGCTACGTCGGCGGGACCTACGACGAAGTGACCATGGCCTTTGGCAAGTTCATCAGCCTTGCCCGCCAGGAACCGACGCTTTTGCCCGTGCTGCCCCTTTCCCCCGCCGAAGCCGGCGAGGTCAAGGAGGACGTCGGGGCCAAGGCCGAGTACATCTATGAACCGTCCGTGGAAGGCCTCCTCGCCGAGTTGCTGCCCCGGTTCATCAATGTCCAGATCTACCGCGGGCTGCTTGACACCTCGGCCAGCGAGCACGCTGCCCGCATGCGGTCCATGGACAATGCCACCAGGAACTGCGACGACCTCGTCAGCTCGCTTACCCTGGTCTACAACAAGGCCCGGCAAACGGCCATTACCAAGGAACTGATGGACATCGTCGGCGGTTCCGAAGCACTCAAGGGATAA
- the tyrS gene encoding tyrosine--tRNA ligase — protein sequence MNIFDELSWRGLVHQCSDEAELRKHLSSRDRVMYCGFDPTADSLHIGNLVPLMALARFAKAGHKPLFLLGGATGLIGDPSGKDKERQMRTADMVAASAEKIRSQAMAFFERQGVADRVTPVNNLDWTQPISVIEFLRDTGKHFTINYMMAKDSVKSRIGREDTGISYTEFSYMILQSLDYEYLNRTMGCTLQIGGGDQFGNITAGLELIRRKSGSQAFALTFPLITTATGAKFGKSEKGAIYLNTALTSPYAFYQYWINADDRDVCNFLRYFTYLSKEAIDALAVETAERPHLRAAQKTLARETTTMIHGAEELAKVEAVTEALFGGGDLRTVDAATLRAALDAAPGKNYDALDVVPPLPKLLVDLALCPSLSQARKDIKAGGIYLNNVRVADENQTLAASDYIGGNIALLRKGKKNYGVVTLGV from the coding sequence GTGAATATTTTCGACGAACTCTCCTGGCGCGGCCTCGTGCACCAGTGCTCCGACGAGGCCGAACTGCGCAAACACTTAAGCTCCCGTGACCGCGTCATGTACTGCGGCTTCGACCCCACCGCCGACAGCCTGCACATCGGCAACCTCGTGCCGCTCATGGCCCTGGCCCGCTTCGCCAAGGCCGGCCACAAGCCCCTGTTCCTGCTCGGCGGCGCCACCGGCCTTATCGGCGACCCCAGCGGCAAGGACAAGGAACGCCAGATGCGCACCGCCGACATGGTCGCCGCCTCGGCCGAGAAAATCCGGTCCCAGGCCATGGCATTCTTCGAGCGCCAAGGCGTGGCCGACCGCGTTACCCCGGTCAACAACCTCGACTGGACCCAGCCCATCTCGGTCATCGAATTCTTGCGCGACACCGGCAAACACTTCACCATCAACTACATGATGGCCAAGGATTCCGTGAAATCGCGCATCGGCCGTGAAGATACCGGCATCTCCTACACCGAATTCAGCTACATGATCCTGCAGTCCCTGGATTATGAATACTTGAATCGCACCATGGGCTGCACCTTGCAAATCGGCGGCGGCGACCAGTTCGGCAACATCACCGCCGGCCTGGAACTCATCCGCCGCAAATCCGGCTCCCAGGCCTTTGCCCTGACATTCCCGCTCATCACCACCGCCACCGGCGCGAAATTCGGCAAAAGCGAAAAAGGGGCCATCTACTTAAACACCGCCCTGACCTCGCCCTACGCCTTTTACCAATACTGGATCAACGCCGACGACCGCGACGTCTGCAACTTCCTGCGCTACTTCACTTACTTATCCAAGGAAGCCATCGACGCCCTGGCCGTGGAGACCGCCGAGCGGCCCCACCTGCGCGCCGCCCAGAAAACCCTGGCCCGGGAAACCACCACCATGATCCACGGGGCCGAGGAACTGGCCAAGGTCGAAGCCGTCACCGAAGCGCTTTTTGGCGGCGGCGACCTGCGCACCGTGGACGCCGCCACCCTGCGCGCCGCCCTGGACGCCGCGCCCGGCAAGAACTACGACGCCCTGGACGTCGTGCCGCCCCTGCCCAAGCTCCTGGTCGATCTGGCCCTGTGCCCGTCGCTGTCCCAGGCCCGCAAGGACATCAAGGCCGGCGGCATCTACCTCAACAACGTCCGCGTGGCCGACGAAAACCAGACCCTTGCCGCCAGTGACTACATCGGCGGCAATATCGCCCTGTTGCGCAAAGGCAAAAAGAACTACGGCGTAGTTACTCTCGGAGTTTAG